One genomic region from Antedon mediterranea chromosome 3, ecAntMedi1.1, whole genome shotgun sequence encodes:
- the LOC140043276 gene encoding uncharacterized protein — MYFRKKMYVVYSSIGIITMNNTANENFSMISARCNLLALLIVAVNGNVCYFPHTFSCTEANEELPDTTIERACVCVHADCIPKSNPCPSVNNIKFKDSTFEFISKNSFSNYSRLNSIDVQSGSINFIQEMAFGNQQHLKMIRITGNKINVETGAFNGLSHLEILQFQPNFISISSNLFSGIGSSLQNLDLGSGIVMNILNDTFDEFINLKSLSVANNKLKTINKQWFIRLTELTELNLAGNYILSIPSSVFSHQTKLKELYVPENDIIILEQGCFDGLDFLDELVLSGNKISDIGNVLTGFKNLTKLVINDNLLQMLKKEMFAELASLKYLSLSGNSIAEMTIPLPLPNLEILDLSKNVLQSLQKYNFEHLQTITKINLADNKISKIENGTFSNLSTLGYLFLENNKLATFSLFDFGNDNKLQSLNLQNNTLTSLSFSTILIPQSLMYLEMLWLDNNRLTTFPSVIFDYAPSLAIHQNSLQLTNNPLKCDCNIKSLTESRRNIILDSDIRTECQNPGCSVPTTMFAHGDITVPVGDDVSFICKVTGQPNPIVSWTFNNDIIIGGWYNIITGTSQIHFTKLSAINFGNYTCTATNNVGTASVTMNLFERPVKYQGTGSNNNADNKSFRISPSILPFVNLILLGFLTF, encoded by the exons ATGTACTTTAGAAAGAAAATGTATGTAGTCTACTCCAGTATTGGAATTATAACCATGAATAACACA GCAAATGA aAATTTCAGTATGATTTCGGCACGTTGTAACCTGTTGGCGCTGCTAATTGTAGCCGTTAATGGAAATGTGTGTTACTTTCCTCACACATTTTCTTGCACAGAAGCTAATGAAGAACTACCGGACACGACTATAGAAAGAGCATGTGTTTGTGTTCACGCTGATTGCATACCTAAATCTAACCCGTGTCCTTctgtaaataacattaaatttaaagattcaacatttgaatttatatccaaaaattcattttcaaattATAGCAGATTAAATTCTATTGATGTTCAAAGTGGTAGTATTAATTTCATACAGGAGATGGCCTTTGGGAATCAGCAGCATCTAAAGATGATTCGTATTACAGGCAATAAGATAAACGTGGAAACTGGGGCTTTTAATGGCTTGTCACATTTAGAGATTTTGCAGTTTCAACCAAATTTTATTTCCATATCAAGCAATCTATTTTCTGGAATTGGATCATCATTGCAGAATCTAGATTTGGGATCTGGAATAGTTATGAACATTCTTAATGATACATTTgatgaatttataaatttaaaatcattatcaGTTGCAAATAACaagttaaaaacaattaataaacaatggTTCATCAGATTAACTGAACTGACGGAACTTAATCTTGCTGGAAATTACATCCTTTCAATTCCCAGCTCGGTCTTTAGTCATCAGACCAAACTGAAAGAGCTGTATGTGCCAGAAAATGACATTATCATATTGGAGCAAGGATGTTTTGATGGATTGGATTTTTTGGATGAGCTTGTCTTATCTGGAAATAAAATCAGTGATATTGGAAATGTTTTAACAGGTTTTAAAAATCTCACTAAATTGGTTATAAATGACAATTTATTGCAAATgcttaaaaaagaaatgtttgcTGAACTTGCATCACTTAAGTACCTATCACTGTCTGGAAACTCCATTGCAGAAATGACAATTCCATTACCCCTCCCTAACCTAGAAATTCTGGATTTAAGCAAAAATGTTTTGCAAAGTCTACAAAAATATAACTTTGAACATTTACAGACAATCACTAAAATTAATCTTGCTGATAACAAGATCAGCAAAATTGAAAATGGCACTTTCAGCAATCTAAGCACATTAGGGTATTTATTTCTGGAGAACAACAAATTGgcaacattttctttatttgattttgGAAATGACAACAAGCTGCAAAGTTTAAACCTACAAAACAACACTCTAACGTCGTTGAGTTTTAGTACGATTCTTATACCACAATCACTGATGTATTTGGAAATGCTATGGCTCGACAACAACAGATTGACAACATTTCCAAGTGTCATCTTTGATTATGCACCAAGCCTTGCTATCCACCAGAACTCGCTCCAACTCACAAACAATCCTCTGAAATGCGACTGTAACATCAAGAGTCTGACAGAGTCCAGACGGAACATTATTTTAGACTCAGACATACGTACTGAATGCCAAAACCCTGGATGTAGTGTTCCAACGACTATGTTTGCACATGGAGACATAACTGTACCAGTTGGTGATGATGTTAGCTTCATCTGCAAAGTAACTGGTCAACCCAATCCAATTGTATCTTGGacatttaataatgatattataattGGTGGTTGGTATAATATCATAACCGGAACGTCACAGATACATTTCACAAAATTATCTGCAATTAACTTTGGAAACTATACATGCACAGCTACGAATAATGTTGGAACCGCTAGTGTCACGATGAACTTATTTGAAAGACCAGTAAAATATCAAGGAACTGGAAGTAATAATAATGCAGACAACAAAAGTTTCAGAATTAGTCCTTCAATATTACCTTTTGTAAACCTCATCCTTTTAggatttttaactttttaa